The Euphorbia lathyris chromosome 2, ddEupLath1.1, whole genome shotgun sequence genome includes a window with the following:
- the LOC136219537 gene encoding putative 4-hydroxy-4-methyl-2-oxoglutarate aldolase 3 has protein sequence MAAIATAEACDANAALLASGDLRALQPIFKIYGQRWMFSGPIVTLKVFEDNVLVRELLESKGEGRVLVIDGGGSMRCALVGGNLGQLAQNMGWNGIIVNGCIRDVDEINECDIGVRALASHPMKSNKKGMGEKHVLVNIGGIQIRDGEWLYGDSDGVLISKTELAI, from the coding sequence ATGGCTGCTATAGCAACAGCTGAAGCATGTGATGCAAATGCAGCACTATTAGCAAGTGGCGATTTGCGTGCTTTACAACCGATTTTCAAGATATACGGGCAGAGGTGGATGTTCTCAGGTCCAATTGTGACTCTCAAAGTGTTCGAGGACAACGTATTAGTTCGAGAGCTTCTTGAAAGTAAAGGGGAAGGAAGAGTTCTGGTAATAGATGGTGGGGGAAGTATGAGATGTGCATTGGTAGGAGGGAATCTGGGACAATTGGCTCAAAATATGGGATGGAATGGAATAATAGTGAATGGTTGCATAAGAGATGTAGATGAGATAAATGAATGTGATATTGGAGTAAGAGCACTGGCATCACATCCAATGAAATCGAACAAGAAAGGGATGGGAGAGAAGCATGTTTTGGTGAACATTGGTGGAATCCAAATTCGTGATGGTGAATGGCTGTATGGAGATAGTGATGGTGTTCTTATCTCAAAAACTGAGCTTGCTATTTGA